A stretch of DNA from Sphingomonas ginkgonis:
CCCTGGTTCGACAGGCTGGTGTTCGCAGCGCCCGCCGTGCCGGTCGAGCCATTATAGTTGACCGACACGCCGGTGACGTAGCTGCCAAGCGCCGCCGACGACACCATTGAGCCGGAGCCGAAGCTTCCGGACGTCCGGGCCGATCCAGTCATGTCCGACATGTCGCGATTGTCGTTGCCGCTGTCAGTCAGCGAATTATCAATCGCATAGCCGCCATTGTTGGCAGCCACCCGACCGCCATTGGCCGTGCTGCTGTTCCTGTTGTCGGCTGCTATTCCGCCGTTGTTTGCGGCCACGGACCCGGCAGTAGACGTGCTGTTGTTCGTAGTGTTGGTGGCAGTTCCGCCATTGTTGGCGCCAACTGCTCCTGCATTCACGCTGCTCTGGTCGCGAGCGTCGGTGGCGGTTCCGCCATTGTTCGCGCCGACCGTTCCGGAATTGGCGCTGCTCTGATCGCGAGCGTCGGTGGCGGTACCACCATTGTTGGCACCGACAGATCCTGCGTTAGCGCTGCTTTGATCACGCGCGTCGGTCGCGGTCCCGCCGTTGTTGGCACCAACGGTCCCTGCATTCGCCGAGCTGTTGTCGGTCCAGCTGTTGTCCGTGGTGCTGTTGTCGGTGTTGTCGGTGGCGGTACCGCCGTTGTTGGCCCCGACCGTCCCGGCATTTGCCGAGCTGTTGTCGGTTGTCGACCGATCGGTCGTGCTGTTGTCGGTTGAACTATTGTCGGTCGTGCTGTTGTTTGTGTTGTCGGTCGCGGTGCCGCCGTTGTTGGCGCCGACCGTTCCCGCGGCAGCACTGCTGGCATCATTATAGTTGAGGTGGGTGGATGCGTCCGTCGAGCTGCTGCCGTTGTTCGCGGAATAGGCGCCATTGGCCGAACTGCTGTTCGTCGAGGTCGCTCCATTGTTGGCCGAGTAGGCGCCGGAGTTGCTGCCATCCCAAGCTGATGACCCGTTGTTGGCACCAAGAGTGCCAGCGTTCGCTGAGCTACTGTCGGTCCTACTTCTTACCGAATTGTCGGTTGCCGTGCTGCTGTTGTTCGCAGCGTGGCTACCACTAGCGTCGCCCGAGATGGTTGATTGGGCCAGTGCTGGCGTGGCGATCGTCAATGCTGCAACGGATGCAGTCGCGAGCAGAATTTTAAGCATTGCTTCCTCTCGACTCTGGTGGGGAGTCAAGGATCGCTCTGCGCGCGACGGTCGACATTAACCTATTTATACTCACGTTAAAATTAATGCTGGTCGCATGCTGCCGGTTTGCTTGCACTTCGCTTGAGTTGGAGACCGGATGATTGTTCAGGGAATGAGCTATTGTTCGCTTAACTGTCGAAACATTCCTTTCCAAGGGGGTTAGGAGTATTTTCTAAGGGTAGCAGAGAGGTAAGCACGTGGCGTCGCAACAGCGCGCGGTCTCGCCTTCGCATCAATGCCCTTGCGATCCTGACGCGCATTTCCTCGGGACCGATCTCCACCCTCTTGCCGAGCGCCAGCCGCGATGCCGCGGGAAACCGTGCTCCAACGACAGTAGGAACCGATCATCCGCGTCTACTCGGGAGGGTCAGCTGCTCGATTGGTCGTCGGCCGCGCGCAGCTGCGCCTGGCCTTCGTTGAGCTCCCGTGCGCGGTCCTTCTGTTCCTGTGCGTGAAGCGTATCGGAGCGATTGGGCATCAGCACCGGGACCGTCAGGCAGATGCTCTGGGTGGGGAGCACGTCCCTCCAGTCCGCGATCAGCTGCTTGTAAGCGGTGCCTACGGGGCGGATGTTGCGATCGAGATCGAACAGCCCGACCGGGCTCACACGGTTGTTCTTTTCGCGGAGTGCCGTATCCCAATCCATCTGGTCGGTCAGCGAAAACCAGGTAAAGCCGACGATCGGCACGCCATCGTTGCGGACTCGCAGCACGTTGGCCCATTCCTTCCAGAGCCAGTCGACCGCCTCCGTCCCGCGCGGACCCTGCGCGATGTTCGTCTCGGTATGCATGACCGGGAGGTGATAGCGGTGATGATATTGGTGGGTGATGCCGTCGTAGCCCAGCACCTCCCCCGCGGGGCAGGTCACGCCATTTGACGAGACCCGGTGCTCGTTGGTGACGTAGTAGTCGTTCCCCATGATGCAGTGCTGCTTGAGGTGATTGGCCGGGAAGAAGTCATATTCCTCCCGCGTCATGCCGTTATCGAGCAGATACTGGTACATCGACGAATCCACCCGGCGCCCGTAATTGAGGTCGAGCGAGAGGAAGCGCATTTCATTGAGATGCTCGGCTGCCGCGATCGCCGCCGGGTTCTCGGCGTGGAAATATTCGCTCGATTCGCTCTGGACGAAGATGGCGTCGGGGCGGACATCGAGGATCGCCTGCATCGCAAGCACGTTCGCCTTGACGATGTGCTTGAGCGCGGTGACGAACCCCTGGTCGCTCGACAGCTGCTCGTTCCACCAGCCGTACTTGGCGGAGAACATGGCGCAAATATACATTTCGTTGATAGGCGTATAGAGTTGTACCCAAACGAACCTCTTGGCGAATTCGCGAGCATAGACCGCGAACAGGGCAGGAAAATCCGGGTTCTGGAAGTTGCCGAGCCAGTCGGGCAATCCGAAGTGGCAAAGATCGACAATCGGAACGATGTTCCTTCGCTTCAGGTCGGCAAACGTCTCGTCGGCGAAGCTCCAGTCGAACCGTTCCGCCGCTGCCCAGCTAGTGTGGATCGGCGGTCCGTAGCGTAGGAATTGGAGCCCGAGATCGTCGACCAGCTCGAAATCCTCGCGCCAGCGGGCATAGTGCCCGCAACTCTCCATCTGATCGACCCGCGTCCTGCCTCCGTCGATCGTGGGGACGCTGTTCTCGATCCCGGTGCAGAACATGAATGTCGCGATGATTGCCTCCTACGCTTACTCCTGACCGCGCTCACGTGACCACGGCAGGCCCATGCTCATGGGCCCAGCCGCTCTCCTGGGCAAATGAACACTGAGGCATTGAGAACCTCTTGGGGTCACGTCGAAGGGCAAGGGTGCGCTCGCACTAATCAGCGCGATGATCGCGACGTTCGTTCAGGCAAGGAGCCGAAAGAGGCTCCGCAGGAAGGTGTCAGACAAAAGCGAAAGCGCCTCTGTTGCGTGCAACTTGGTCTTTGATGGTCGGCCCTACCCCACTAGCCCCTGCCACTCGGCCAGGGCGGCCGAGCGGCGGAACTTGTAGTCGGATCGACTAACGAGGTGACGTTCGGCATTAAAGTGATTGTGGAGATTAGCGTGGACGGAAGCGAACTTCTGTAAGCTCTTCATCTGCCGAAATCTGAGCATCACCCTTTCTCGTCGTCGGCTAGTTATCGCCTGAATGGCCTCAACAAGCCACGCTTCCTGATTGATCGCAGGACGGGTCGCATCAGCGTGCAAGGCACCGCCGGCTATTCTTTCCAGGGCTCGTGCGACCTGATCGGCAACAATCCTCGACGGTTCTGACAGCTTCGCCGGACGAACACTGGCCTGCACTGCCCACCCAGTTATCGCGCACGAGGCGCAGCGCGCGTTGGGCGGAACGGCTGGTTTCGTTCCAGGTGGTTACGGCCGCTAAGCCGGCGCCTACGGTCGGTTCAAGGATGGTCACACCTTTGCAGCGCTATTCTCAGCCCATGTCGATTACCGCGCCTACTACGATCGGTAGGCTATTGCCCCACGGCCTTACGCTCCTGCTCAGCTTATGAGTCTACAGCCTAACCAAACCGACTCGCCGCGGCCTTGGCTCTAAGCGCAGAAGACGCCAACTACTCCGGTCTCATTGCCAAAGGTCGGATCTCCTCTCAGCCTGGCGCCAGGCAGCAGATTGCGCGGCCGCCGAGAAAAACTTGCCCGTGTTTTTGTCCATCAAACGCCACATCGCGTGTGCGGTGCTGGCGAGATAAATCAGCCCGGCCGGGACCCACATCAGCATTCCGGCGATCTGCTGGTCGTCGAGCGCTCCGGCACCTTGGTAATGCAAGTAGATCGGATTTGGCGCGAGGGTGATCAGCGCAGCCATCAGATTGCCCTGTACCCCCACGAGCGTGACCAAGAGGATCGCTGAGCCGGGGTCAAGACGGCGGTTGCCCACGGTTGATACCATTCGCCAGAAGATGGCGGCGCTGAAGAGAAAGGTGAGGTGTTCCAGCGTGTGCAGCGTCGGGCTTTCCAGCGCCGCGTCGTAGAGAGTGGGCGCGTGCCAGAGCCAAAGGCCGAGGGCGAAGGCCACACCCGCCAGCCAGGGCGCAACCTTGCTGTACCCGCCCCGCTTGACCCCCGGGACTGAGACCGCGGCCCGGCCGAGACGCCGCCGCCAGCGAAGCGGCCAGGCGAACAGCATGACGAGATGCGCGTTGGCGAGCGCCAAAAGAGGTGCTGCCACGATCATGAGGAGGAGGTGCTGGCCCATATGCCAGGCGAAGCTGCTGTCCGCCCGAGCATCGAATGGCGACAGCAAAGCAACGATCAGGAGGGAGATAGCCGCGATGTAGCTGCCGATCCGCCAGGCGGGCACGATTGCGTCGCGTGCTCGTCCCATGCGGCAAAGCCCGATGCCGTAGGTCAGGACCGACAGCGACAGGAGTGAGGTGACCAGCGGCTCGAACGTCCAGCCACCACCGTGGTGCTCGCCGCCGTGCGCCCAGGCGGGTGTCGTCAAGGCCAGCGTCGCCAGCGCGACAATCCTCAGCGAACCACGAGGCACTGCGAAAGCGTCAGAACAGAAGTCAGTCCGAGCACGACGGCGAGCAGCATGATACCACTCTCGGCGAAACCGCAGGCCGCGATGAAACGTGTCCGCCCCTCGCCAGTGTCGAGGCTTTTCCGAGCCCCACCGCCACGCTCATGCCTGGTCGCCTGGAATGCGTGCCAAGCGAACCAGATTCCTGCGAGCGCGCCGGCGACGGCAATCGCGTTGATCCCGAACGTCCAAGGCCTTGGATCCCCGCCCAGGTCGCAGAGGTGCACGGTGACGATGTACGAACCCACGATCTGCAAGAGGAACGATGTCGGCGCGAGGACCAGGCCGAGTACCAGCCGCCAACCGGCCACCCGGTGGCGGTCCGGCGCCGGATCCTGCAGCGCCTCGGTCAACCGGGCGAGGTCGCTCATGTGAGCCTCGGGCTCAGGTAGATGGTCGTGAACACGAACAGCCAGACGATGTCCACAAAGTGCCAGTAGAGCGTCGCAAGCGCTCGGTGCTGGACATGTGCGCCCTGCACGCGCCCGTCGAAAGTCCAGATGAACAGGACCAGCAAGGCGAAGAGGCCCACGACAACATGGACGAGGTGCGTGCCGGTCAGCATGAAGTAGATCGAGCTATAGCTGTTGTCAGGCAAAGCGAACGGCTTGGTCGACCATTCAAAGAGTTCCAGCGCGACAAAGGCGCCGCCCAGCAGCAAGGCAGCTCCAACGCCGAACAGTCCGCGCTCGCGATCCCCTCGGTTTGCAGCGCGCTTGCCCCATTCCAGCACGAAGCTGGAGCCGACCAGCAATAGGGTCGCCGGAACCGCCAGCTTCAGGTCCGGCGGTCCGTTTGGCGGCCATGACCCTAAGCCCTGGCTCCCGAGGTAGGCGTACGCGAAAATCAGATAGGCGAAGATGCTGCCTTCGGTCGCAATCAGGCACAGCATTCCCCACCAGGGCGTGCCTACCTGCCCACGCCCATGGATCGGCAGCGTGTCGTCGATCGTGCGGGCCTCAGGCATAAACGCGCACCCGCTCCTGGTCCTGCGGCTGCTTCGTGGGCTGGAACCACATCACCAGGACGATGGCGACGGCGGCTCCCGCAGTCGTCGAAAGCCAGTCGGATCGTACCAGCAGGCCGACAAAGAAAACGAATAGCGCCGCAGCCAACAGTCCCGGCAGCAGGCTGTCGCCCGGCATCTTCAGGATGACAGATGGTTGACCGTCGAGCGGCGTCACCGCCAGCGTCTCCTTGCCCTCGTCGAGCAGGAAGCCGCTGTCGAAGATCGTCCTCTCTTCGCTCTTTTTCAGATGGTCCTCCCAAAGCGGGTGCCTGCTGGCTAACAACGGAATGACGGCGAAGTTGAACGAGGGCGGGGGCGATGGAATGGACCACTCCAGGGTCGATCCCGCCCACGGGTCTGGGCCCGCCCGCGGGCCGGACGTCGCACTTTTGATCACGTTGATGAGGAACAGGAGGATGCCGATCGCGAGGATGAATGCCCCTCCGGAGATGATCGCGTTCGGCAGGTCGAAGCCCATCCCCGCCGGGTAGGTCCAGACACGGCGCGGCATGCCGTAGAGGCCAAGGACGTGCATCGGGAAAAAGGCGAGATTGAAACCGACAAAGATGGTCCAGAACGACCAGTGCCCGAGACGTTCGCTCATCATCCGACCGGTCACCTTCGGGAACCAATGGTAGATTCCGCCGATCACCGGAAAGAGGTTGATGCCGAGGAGTACGTAGTGGAGGTGGGCGACGACGAAGTAAGTGTCGGTCAGCTGCCAATCGAGGGCAACGCTGGCGGTCATGACCCCTGACACCCCGCCGATAACGAACAGCATGATGAAGCCGGCGAAGAACAGGAAGGGCGTCGTGACCTGGACCCGCCCGGTGGCGATAGTGCCGATCCAGGCGAATAGC
This window harbors:
- a CDS encoding beta strand repeat-containing protein, producing the protein MTPHQSREEAMLKILLATASVAALTIATPALAQSTISGDASGSHAANNSSTATDNSVRSRTDSSSANAGTLGANNGSSAWDGSNSGAYSANNGATSTNSSSANGAYSANNGSSSTDASTHLNYNDASSAAAGTVGANNGGTATDNTNNSTTDNSSTDNSTTDRSTTDNSSANAGTVGANNGGTATDNTDNSTTDNSWTDNSSANAGTVGANNGGTATDARDQSSANAGSVGANNGGTATDARDQSSANSGTVGANNGGTATDARDQSSVNAGAVGANNGGTATNTTNNSTSTAGSVAANNGGIAADNRNSSTANGGRVAANNGGYAIDNSLTDSGNDNRDMSDMTGSARTSGSFGSGSMVSSAALGSYVTGVSVNYNGSTGTAGAANTSLSNQGGSFANFAGMGAINQNTGAAASQNANISVTATTGNITP
- a CDS encoding family 1 glycosylhydrolase, with the protein product MFCTGIENSVPTIDGGRTRVDQMESCGHYARWREDFELVDDLGLQFLRYGPPIHTSWAAAERFDWSFADETFADLKRRNIVPIVDLCHFGLPDWLGNFQNPDFPALFAVYAREFAKRFVWVQLYTPINEMYICAMFSAKYGWWNEQLSSDQGFVTALKHIVKANVLAMQAILDVRPDAIFVQSESSEYFHAENPAAIAAAEHLNEMRFLSLDLNYGRRVDSSMYQYLLDNGMTREEYDFFPANHLKQHCIMGNDYYVTNEHRVSSNGVTCPAGEVLGYDGITHQYHHRYHLPVMHTETNIAQGPRGTEAVDWLWKEWANVLRVRNDGVPIVGFTWFSLTDQMDWDTALREKNNRVSPVGLFDLDRNIRPVGTAYKQLIADWRDVLPTQSICLTVPVLMPNRSDTLHAQEQKDRARELNEGQAQLRAADDQSSS
- a CDS encoding cytochrome c oxidase assembly protein; the protein is MTTPAWAHGGEHHGGGWTFEPLVTSLLSLSVLTYGIGLCRMGRARDAIVPAWRIGSYIAAISLLIVALLSPFDARADSSFAWHMGQHLLLMIVAAPLLALANAHLVMLFAWPLRWRRRLGRAAVSVPGVKRGGYSKVAPWLAGVAFALGLWLWHAPTLYDAALESPTLHTLEHLTFLFSAAIFWRMVSTVGNRRLDPGSAILLVTLVGVQGNLMAALITLAPNPIYLHYQGAGALDDQQIAGMLMWVPAGLIYLASTAHAMWRLMDKNTGKFFSAAAQSAAWRQAERRSDLWQ
- a CDS encoding cytochrome c oxidase subunit 3; the encoded protein is MPEARTIDDTLPIHGRGQVGTPWWGMLCLIATEGSIFAYLIFAYAYLGSQGLGSWPPNGPPDLKLAVPATLLLVGSSFVLEWGKRAANRGDRERGLFGVGAALLLGGAFVALELFEWSTKPFALPDNSYSSIYFMLTGTHLVHVVVGLFALLVLFIWTFDGRVQGAHVQHRALATLYWHFVDIVWLFVFTTIYLSPRLT